The Elusimicrobiota bacterium genome has a segment encoding these proteins:
- the mnmA gene encoding tRNA 2-thiouridine(34) synthase MnmA, with translation MSKIKVAVAMSGGVDSSVAAALLKDKGYEVVGLTMRLWACKTAASANKKLCCSLNDTEDAKKVCCLLAVPHYTVDFRKEFNKQVIEPFCENYRRGITPNPCILCNQKIKFDLLLEKAKSLGFNFLATGHYAKIQPPFLLKGKDDNNDQSYWLYGVKEKNLKNILMPLGIYTKTQVRELARKYHLNVAGKPKSQEICFIQDNNYRNFMKQYSVKEKHGAIVDKNGKVLGAHKGVSNFTIGQRSGLGISAGKRVYVCRIVPEENKVVIGDEKDVYSSELIVKNVNWFVHIEKFPLKTKVKIRYKHKEADAAIYKSDKILYKIVFDQPQWAVTPGQSAVFYAGNKVLGGGEITHPLFLKEGIEGS, from the coding sequence ATGAGCAAAATTAAGGTTGCTGTAGCAATGTCCGGCGGTGTTGATTCATCAGTTGCTGCTGCGCTATTGAAAGACAAGGGATATGAAGTTGTTGGCCTAACCATGCGCCTTTGGGCCTGCAAAACCGCCGCGTCCGCCAATAAAAAACTATGCTGTTCCTTAAATGACACCGAAGACGCAAAAAAAGTCTGCTGCCTTTTAGCAGTACCGCATTATACAGTCGATTTCCGCAAAGAATTCAATAAACAAGTCATAGAACCCTTTTGTGAAAATTACCGAAGGGGCATAACCCCGAACCCCTGCATTTTGTGCAATCAAAAAATAAAGTTTGATTTACTGCTTGAAAAAGCTAAATCTCTTGGTTTTAATTTTTTAGCAACCGGGCATTATGCTAAAATTCAACCGCCTTTTTTACTTAAAGGGAAAGATGACAACAATGACCAGTCTTACTGGCTTTACGGCGTTAAAGAAAAAAACCTGAAAAACATTCTTATGCCCTTAGGCATTTATACAAAAACACAAGTAAGGGAATTGGCAAGGAAATATCACTTGAATGTTGCTGGAAAACCTAAAAGCCAGGAGATTTGTTTCATCCAGGATAACAATTACAGGAATTTCATGAAACAGTATAGTGTCAAAGAAAAACATGGCGCTATTGTTGACAAAAACGGAAAAGTTTTGGGCGCCCATAAAGGCGTATCAAATTTTACAATAGGCCAGCGGTCCGGATTGGGTATTTCTGCAGGGAAGAGGGTTTATGTATGCAGAATTGTCCCGGAAGAAAATAAGGTTGTAATCGGAGATGAAAAAGATGTTTACAGCAGTGAATTGATTGTAAAAAATGTTAATTGGTTTGTGCATATTGAAAAGTTTCCTTTAAAAACAAAAGTTAAAATCAGGTATAAACATAAAGAAGCTGATGCGGCCATATACAAATCGGATAAAATTTTATATAAAATAGTATTCGATCAGCCTCAGTGGGCTGTGACACCCGGGCAAAGCGCAGTTTTTTACGCTGGGAATAAGGTTTTAGGCGGCGGGGAGATAACCCATCCCCTCTTTTTGAAAGAGGGGATTGAGGGGAGTTAA
- the larE gene encoding ATP-dependent sacrificial sulfur transferase LarE encodes MPTTNKLKSLRDYVSGFKSVVVAYSGGVDSSLVLKVASDTLGKENVIAVVAFSETYPESDKSFAQQIIKKIGVKSITIRTTELNNPKFKKNPKLRCYYCKSELFSKIKQIATAHNIKTILDGSNYDDLSDFRPGRAALTKFKVISPLLENKITKTDVRKISKSLGLPTWNKPQMACLASRIPYGTMITKETLSKIDSAENFLRKKFGFYNIRVRHYNDIARIEVSPEQINLLLNKNARKKIVSAFKKLGYKFITVDLEGFRTGSMNL; translated from the coding sequence ATGCCCACTACTAATAAACTCAAGAGTTTAAGGGATTATGTTTCCGGTTTTAAAAGTGTTGTTGTTGCATACTCCGGAGGAGTAGACAGCAGCCTGGTGCTTAAGGTTGCGTCGGACACGCTCGGCAAAGAAAATGTTATCGCTGTTGTTGCCTTCTCCGAGACCTACCCTGAATCAGACAAATCATTTGCTCAACAAATTATAAAAAAGATTGGAGTCAAATCCATCACAATCAGAACTACTGAATTAAACAATCCTAAATTTAAAAAGAACCCCAAACTAAGATGCTATTATTGCAAATCAGAACTGTTTTCAAAAATCAAACAAATAGCAACAGCTCATAATATCAAAACTATTCTTGACGGTTCAAACTATGACGACCTCTCTGATTTCCGGCCGGGAAGAGCAGCTCTAACAAAGTTCAAGGTAATTAGCCCGCTTTTAGAAAACAAAATAACAAAAACGGACGTTAGGAAAATTTCAAAATCGCTCGGGCTGCCGACCTGGAACAAACCCCAAATGGCTTGCCTCGCATCAAGAATACCTTATGGTACTATGATTACAAAAGAAACCTTGAGTAAAATTGATTCGGCTGAAAATTTCTTAAGAAAAAAATTCGGGTTTTACAACATCAGGGTAAGGCATTACAACGATATTGCCCGTATTGAAGTCTCACCTGAACAAATTAATCTTCTACTAAATAAAAATGCAAGAAAGAAAATAGTATCTGCCTTTAAAAAACTTGGCTACAAATTTATCACGGTTGACCTTGAGGGTTTTAGAACAGGCAGTATGAATTTATGA
- the mltG gene encoding endolytic transglycosylase MltG, which yields MKSIILRTTFIVLSLSLIVTLFYNFSIPNREVILTIPHGSNGKTITELLYENRLISNKKIFILFSGFTRSTKKFQSGTYKLNQKMDMFKIMDILKKGKVYSIKFTVPEGYTSVQIAELLEQKNLGNKKEFLKIAEKEKLEGYLYPETYFIPYGSAEKEIAAFMVNEFKKNYTPQLAEQAKKLKMSTQAVITLASIIEREAVSSEERALISGIFYNRLKKGWMLESCATIRYALNKYTDKITYKDLRINSPYNTYEHHGLPPGPICNPGMPSIQAALNPANTDLMFFFSNGKGTHEFSKYYKQHLEKQKKHL from the coding sequence ATGAAATCAATAATTCTTAGAACTACATTCATCGTGCTATCCTTAAGCCTGATAGTAACCCTATTTTATAACTTTTCTATACCTAATAGAGAAGTTATCCTTACTATACCACACGGCAGTAACGGAAAAACAATTACAGAACTTTTATATGAAAACAGGCTCATTTCAAACAAAAAAATATTCATACTTTTTTCTGGCTTTACACGTTCAACGAAGAAATTTCAAAGCGGTACTTATAAGTTAAACCAGAAAATGGATATGTTCAAAATAATGGATATATTAAAAAAAGGGAAAGTTTACTCGATAAAATTTACAGTACCTGAAGGGTACACAAGTGTTCAGATTGCAGAATTACTTGAACAAAAAAATCTGGGGAATAAAAAAGAATTTCTAAAAATAGCCGAAAAAGAAAAACTTGAGGGATACCTTTATCCAGAGACCTATTTTATCCCATACGGTTCCGCCGAAAAAGAAATAGCAGCTTTTATGGTTAACGAGTTTAAAAAAAATTATACACCTCAACTTGCAGAACAAGCAAAAAAGCTAAAAATGTCAACACAGGCTGTTATAACGCTTGCTTCTATCATCGAACGGGAAGCTGTTTCATCGGAAGAAAGAGCCCTGATTTCAGGAATATTCTACAACAGGCTTAAGAAAGGATGGATGCTCGAATCCTGTGCAACGATCAGATATGCTTTAAATAAATATACTGACAAGATTACTTACAAAGACCTGAGAATTAATTCTCCCTATAATACCTATGAACATCATGGATTGCCACCTGGTCCTATTTGTAATCCCGGGATGCCTTCAATACAAGCAGCTCTAAATCCGGCGAATACAGACCTTATGTTTTTCTTTTCTAATGGGAAAGGAACTCATGAATTTTCAAAATATTATAAACAACACCTGGAAAAACAAAAAAAACACCTATGA
- the hisH gene encoding imidazole glycerol phosphate synthase subunit HisH, which produces MIAIIDYGVGNLRSITKSVEILGGNPVITTDKRVVAEADGIILPGVGAFKPAIKMLKDSGLFKVIKNFVAKDKPILGICLGMQLFFSKSTEGGNTKGMNLIKGTVEKLPNTEKLPQMGWNNVSFQISNLKSQIFRDVKNKSYFYFVHSYYCNPIDKKTIIATTDYAQVFPSIIQNGNIFGTQFHPEKSSEQGLQLLKNFVEITKST; this is translated from the coding sequence GTGATCGCGATAATAGATTATGGCGTAGGTAACCTGCGAAGCATAACAAAATCTGTTGAGATTCTTGGCGGGAATCCTGTAATTACAACCGATAAAAGGGTTGTTGCAGAGGCCGATGGCATAATTTTGCCGGGTGTAGGTGCATTTAAACCTGCCATTAAGATGCTTAAAGACAGCGGGCTCTTTAAAGTGATAAAGAACTTTGTTGCTAAAGACAAACCTATTTTGGGAATATGCCTGGGTATGCAATTGTTTTTTTCTAAAAGTACAGAAGGTGGAAATACAAAGGGGATGAATCTTATAAAGGGAACGGTTGAAAAACTGCCCAACACAGAAAAACTGCCCCAGATGGGCTGGAATAATGTGTCATTTCAAATTTCGAATCTCAAATCTCAAATTTTCAGGGACGTAAAAAATAAATCTTATTTTTATTTTGTGCATTCATATTATTGTAATCCGATAGACAAAAAAACAATCATTGCGACTACTGATTATGCGCAGGTTTTTCCTTCGATAATTCAAAATGGAAATATTTTTGGCACGCAGTTTCACCCTGAAAAAAGCTCCGAACAGGGCTTACAATTATTAAAAAACTTTGTTGAAATAACAAAATCTACATAG
- a CDS encoding GAF domain-containing sensor histidine kinase yields the protein MNLTEQNLNLLLEANRILSSTLNTDEVLLKIMELATQIVSAESASLLLYEEKTNELTFDVVIGGEKEQKIKQLKLKIGEGIAGWVAKEKKSLVVNNVSSDKRWAKHVDRLSEFKTNSLIAVPLLYKDKLLGVIETINHKDGTDFTGKDLELLEAFSAQAAISIETSTLFSRLNTEKEKFELIFSQMTDAALFFDTTGDIIFCNNACSSLVGLMKNDIFSTFKSFTITPDFKTAFNDSNDTTTINFSHKERQLYFSGKLNRILNEIKKPIGYMLLFHDVTEERREQILKKNFLSLISHKLKTPLVSIIGYSDIVSQKFDTASEEKHFLDIINQQGQHLDDLVNKLLDFTIIESEQHKIERKPVKLNEIVQKVMMKMQDFVYLNKADVTIHPSLNEVSLVIADESMIIIVLKNLIENAIKFNPNCQKSVTLERYETGNMAGISVQDNGPGIPPEQKPKLFQEFFQIEESFTGQVKGMGLGLATCKLIIEAHKGKIGIDNNSKNGSKFFFLLDKNIPKQ from the coding sequence ATGAATCTGACTGAACAAAACCTTAACTTACTTTTGGAAGCCAACCGTATTCTTTCTTCAACGCTTAACACCGATGAAGTCCTGTTAAAAATCATGGAACTGGCCACGCAAATTGTATCTGCTGAAAGCGCTTCGCTGCTGCTGTATGAAGAAAAAACAAACGAACTTACTTTCGATGTGGTTATCGGCGGGGAAAAAGAACAGAAAATTAAACAGCTAAAATTAAAAATCGGAGAAGGCATCGCCGGCTGGGTAGCGAAAGAAAAAAAATCCCTGGTAGTGAATAACGTTTCTAGTGATAAAAGATGGGCGAAACATGTTGACCGGCTTTCTGAATTCAAAACCAATTCACTAATTGCCGTACCCTTACTCTACAAGGACAAACTTCTTGGCGTGATTGAAACCATTAATCATAAAGACGGAACGGATTTTACAGGCAAAGACCTTGAACTTCTGGAGGCTTTCAGCGCCCAGGCAGCAATTTCAATTGAAACCTCGACGCTTTTTTCCAGATTGAACACTGAAAAAGAAAAATTTGAACTTATATTCTCACAAATGACAGATGCAGCCTTATTCTTTGATACTACCGGAGATATCATTTTTTGTAACAATGCCTGTTCATCCCTCGTCGGATTGATGAAAAACGATATTTTTTCAACATTTAAATCTTTTACGATTACCCCTGATTTCAAAACTGCATTTAATGATTCAAATGATACTACTACGATTAATTTTTCTCATAAAGAGAGGCAGCTATATTTTTCAGGAAAACTTAACAGAATATTAAATGAAATAAAAAAACCCATAGGTTATATGCTTCTTTTTCACGATGTCACTGAAGAAAGAAGAGAACAGATCCTGAAGAAAAATTTCCTTTCACTGATTTCACACAAGCTGAAAACACCTCTTGTCTCTATTATAGGTTACAGCGACATCGTTTCCCAAAAATTCGACACTGCCAGTGAGGAAAAACATTTTCTTGATATTATTAATCAACAGGGACAACACCTGGATGACCTGGTAAATAAACTTCTGGACTTTACCATAATTGAATCCGAACAGCATAAAATAGAGCGCAAGCCTGTTAAACTTAATGAAATTGTACAAAAAGTTATGATGAAAATGCAGGACTTCGTTTACCTTAACAAAGCAGACGTTACAATACATCCGTCGCTAAATGAAGTATCCCTAGTGATTGCTGATGAATCCATGATAATAATCGTACTAAAAAATTTGATCGAAAATGCAATAAAATTTAATCCAAATTGCCAGAAAAGTGTAACGCTGGAGAGATATGAAACCGGAAATATGGCCGGAATTTCAGTCCAGGATAATGGCCCCGGAATACCTCCTGAACAGAAACCAAAACTTTTTCAGGAATTCTTTCAAATTGAAGAATCTTTTACAGGACAGGTTAAAGGAATGGGGTTAGGCCTGGCTACCTGTAAATTGATTATAGAAGCCCACAAGGGGAAAATAGGCATAGATAACAATTCAAAGAATGGCAGCAAATTTTTCTTTTTGCTTGACAAAAATATACCAAAACAATAG
- the hisF gene encoding imidazole glycerol phosphate synthase subunit HisF: protein MLTKRIIPCLDVKNGRVVKGIHFQNLRDAGDPVETAKQYSKNGADELVFLDITATIEERKTTFEVVRKTAENVFIPLTVGGGIKVLADISNLLNAGADKISINTAAVKTPKLIKESSDKFGSQCIVVAIDAKRVTNKKWEVFINAGSTPTGIDAVQWAKKVQKLGAGEILLTSIDADGTKNGYDIELTKTISENVNIPVIASGGAGEPKHLFEVLTKGKADAALAASIFHYDEYPIYKVKSYLKSKKIPIRI, encoded by the coding sequence ATGTTAACCAAACGAATTATTCCTTGTCTTGATGTTAAAAACGGCCGCGTAGTAAAAGGTATCCACTTCCAGAACCTGCGCGATGCCGGCGACCCCGTTGAAACCGCCAAACAATACAGCAAAAACGGCGCGGATGAACTCGTATTTCTTGACATCACTGCCACCATTGAAGAAAGAAAAACCACATTTGAGGTAGTTAGAAAAACAGCAGAAAATGTTTTTATTCCGTTGACGGTAGGCGGCGGGATAAAGGTTTTAGCGGACATAAGCAATCTCTTAAATGCAGGCGCAGACAAAATTTCTATCAACACAGCGGCCGTTAAAACCCCTAAACTTATAAAGGAATCTTCAGATAAATTCGGTTCACAGTGTATTGTTGTTGCCATAGACGCCAAAAGAGTGACAAATAAGAAGTGGGAAGTGTTTATTAACGCCGGTTCTACCCCTACGGGTATTGATGCCGTCCAATGGGCAAAGAAGGTGCAAAAACTGGGCGCAGGAGAGATTCTACTTACCAGTATTGATGCAGACGGTACTAAAAACGGCTATGATATTGAATTGACAAAGACTATCAGTGAAAATGTAAATATTCCTGTTATTGCTTCCGGAGGCGCAGGGGAACCTAAGCACCTGTTTGAGGTGTTAACCAAAGGCAAGGCTGATGCGGCTCTTGCAGCCAGCATATTCCACTACGACGAATACCCGATTTACAAGGTGAAATCCTATCTCAAATCAAAAAAGATACCAATAAGAATATAA
- a CDS encoding TraR/DksA family transcriptional regulator has translation MAKKTAKIKKVSKKVIKKARKKAEKKLVFKCMKKGKLEALRKLLVAKRDDLLSLVKKKHFDMPDNEIGDEVDSATMSVEKEILFELTNNEKAMLDTIESALRKIEQNNFGACESCSKPITFNRLKAMPWVRYCITCQKAYETPAE, from the coding sequence ATGGCAAAAAAAACCGCGAAAATCAAAAAAGTGAGCAAGAAAGTTATTAAAAAAGCAAGAAAGAAAGCTGAAAAAAAACTCGTTTTCAAATGTATGAAAAAGGGGAAATTGGAAGCATTAAGGAAACTTCTTGTAGCAAAGAGGGATGACCTTCTTAGCCTGGTGAAGAAGAAACATTTTGATATGCCTGATAACGAGATCGGCGACGAAGTTGACAGCGCTACTATGTCTGTGGAAAAAGAAATATTATTTGAGCTTACCAATAATGAAAAAGCTATGCTCGATACAATAGAATCAGCTCTCCGTAAGATTGAACAAAACAATTTTGGCGCCTGCGAATCATGCAGCAAGCCCATAACATTCAACCGTCTTAAAGCAATGCCCTGGGTAAGATACTGCATCACTTGCCAAAAAGCATACGAAACACCAGCTGAATAA
- a CDS encoding aminotransferase class I/II-fold pyridoxal phosphate-dependent enzyme: MKPQLKTPLFDILLEHAKRKVTSFHTPGHKNGQSIDKRLKSFTGRNAYYFDVTVFPEVDSLHDPTGPIKKAQELMAQAYGVEHSFFLVNGSSSGNLAMFLSACNSCDSIILSRNCHKSALSGIILSGIWPIWLQPKIDQNYDIILDSSPEQIEDALKQFPEAKGVFVTSPTYNGVTTDLVKIAEICHRQGKILLVDEAHGAHLKFHQDLPISAVEAGADLCVQSTHKILSALSQGSVLHFNSDLIDLNRTKKIVSMLQTTSPNYLILASLDLARKQMIESGEKMFDKIIHWTNQGRDKINQLNNFSCFSRKDIKSLGYDLDLTKITVNVTQTGLTGYQIEDVLAKEYNIQIDCADIFNLIAITGAGTEKSDITQLVAALTEIDKKYHGQEKNWVLDIPSLSTEMVMMPRDIFFSYGTKRVPLKKAAGQISAQTLTPYPPGIPVLIPGERITNEICEYLVDLSEKNVRISGQETDSLKTIKVVTL; the protein is encoded by the coding sequence ATGAAACCTCAATTAAAAACACCATTATTCGATATACTCTTGGAACACGCCAAGCGCAAAGTAACTTCATTTCATACCCCGGGGCACAAAAACGGGCAAAGTATAGATAAAAGACTGAAGTCCTTCACCGGCAGAAATGCTTATTATTTTGATGTTACAGTATTTCCTGAAGTCGATTCTTTACACGATCCTACGGGCCCCATAAAAAAAGCACAGGAGTTGATGGCCCAGGCTTACGGAGTAGAACACTCATTCTTTCTTGTAAACGGTTCTTCGTCCGGGAACCTGGCGATGTTTCTTTCAGCCTGTAATTCCTGCGATTCAATAATTCTCTCGAGAAACTGCCACAAATCCGCGCTATCGGGCATAATATTATCCGGTATCTGGCCCATATGGCTCCAGCCTAAAATTGACCAAAATTATGATATAATTCTTGATTCTTCGCCCGAACAAATAGAAGATGCGCTGAAGCAATTCCCTGAAGCGAAGGGTGTTTTTGTTACCAGCCCTACATATAACGGCGTTACTACCGATCTTGTAAAAATTGCCGAAATCTGCCACAGACAGGGGAAAATCCTGCTGGTTGACGAAGCTCATGGCGCCCATTTAAAATTTCACCAGGACCTGCCTATATCTGCAGTGGAAGCAGGCGCAGATCTTTGCGTGCAATCAACCCATAAAATACTTTCTGCGCTCTCACAGGGCTCGGTTCTTCATTTTAATTCCGATCTAATAGACCTTAACCGCACAAAAAAAATAGTTTCAATGCTGCAGACCACAAGCCCGAATTACCTGATACTTGCGAGCCTGGACCTGGCCAGAAAACAAATGATAGAGTCCGGTGAAAAAATGTTTGATAAAATAATACATTGGACCAACCAGGGAAGGGACAAAATAAATCAGTTAAATAATTTTTCATGTTTTTCCAGGAAGGACATCAAATCCTTGGGCTACGACCTTGATTTAACCAAGATTACCGTGAATGTAACACAGACAGGCCTGACGGGCTATCAGATAGAAGATGTTCTTGCAAAAGAATACAATATTCAGATTGATTGCGCAGATATTTTTAATTTAATTGCGATAACAGGCGCCGGTACTGAAAAAAGCGATATAACTCAGCTGGTTGCCGCTTTAACTGAGATCGATAAAAAATACCACGGCCAGGAAAAGAACTGGGTGCTGGATATCCCGTCTCTTTCCACCGAAATGGTAATGATGCCGCGTGATATTTTCTTCAGCTACGGCACTAAACGCGTTCCTTTGAAAAAAGCAGCAGGCCAGATTTCAGCTCAAACCCTGACTCCTTACCCGCCGGGCATACCTGTATTGATCCCCGGTGAACGAATTACAAATGAAATCTGCGAATACCTTGTCGACCTTTCTGAAAAAAATGTCAGAATAAGCGGACAGGAGACGGATTCTCTAAAAACCATAAAGGTTGTTACTTTATAA
- the hisS gene encoding histidine--tRNA ligase produces MKSKYHRVRGTYDILPDNLALYQKVENTARGIMNERGFNEIRIPTFEEAGLFIHTTGETTDIVEKEMYTFKDKKERILALRPEGTPGVVRAFLENDLNSAFPVSKFYYTGPMFRYERPQGGRRREFFQFGCEYFGNAHPTADAELILLTRDIYFSLGINNLLIEINSIGCEECRPKYRDNLIDFLNKNKEKLCEDCKVRLEKNPLRTLDCKIDKNLFIEGKVPTINKALCTDCASHFGLLQDLLNEASVKFSINPYIVRGLDYYTRTVFEVKVEGTDAICAGGRYDRLIKLIGGEETPAIGFAIGVDRTVDLLKTINISTPKICPVFLVTQQNESVIKNSFALLQQLNTQKIPAVGPYPGKSFKAQMRLADSSGSRYVLILGETETQTGSATIKDMAAKTQETLKQKEVIQKLVNICDKSHIDQGKPI; encoded by the coding sequence ATGAAATCGAAATACCATAGAGTGCGCGGAACCTACGACATCTTGCCAGACAACCTGGCCTTATACCAAAAGGTTGAAAATACTGCCAGAGGTATAATGAATGAAAGAGGCTTCAATGAAATCAGGATTCCTACTTTTGAAGAAGCAGGCCTGTTTATTCATACAACCGGGGAAACAACCGATATAGTTGAAAAAGAAATGTACACTTTTAAAGATAAAAAGGAACGTATTCTTGCATTGCGCCCGGAAGGCACCCCTGGAGTAGTCAGGGCTTTCCTTGAAAATGACCTTAATTCCGCTTTTCCCGTAAGTAAGTTTTACTACACGGGGCCGATGTTCAGGTATGAAAGGCCGCAAGGCGGCAGGCGCAGGGAATTTTTTCAGTTCGGCTGTGAATATTTCGGTAATGCCCATCCAACAGCCGATGCAGAGCTGATATTGCTTACAAGAGACATTTATTTTTCGCTTGGCATAAACAACCTGCTTATAGAAATAAACTCTATCGGCTGCGAAGAATGCCGGCCAAAATACCGCGATAATCTCATAGACTTCCTGAATAAAAACAAAGAAAAACTCTGTGAAGACTGCAAGGTCCGCCTGGAAAAAAACCCTTTAAGAACACTTGACTGTAAAATAGATAAGAACCTTTTTATTGAAGGCAAGGTTCCTACTATCAATAAAGCTCTTTGTACCGATTGCGCCTCTCATTTCGGGCTTCTACAGGATTTACTCAATGAAGCAAGCGTAAAATTCTCCATTAACCCTTATATTGTCCGCGGCCTTGATTACTACACAAGGACAGTTTTTGAAGTGAAAGTTGAAGGAACTGACGCAATTTGCGCAGGCGGCAGGTATGACCGCCTGATAAAACTCATCGGGGGAGAAGAAACGCCTGCCATAGGTTTTGCCATAGGGGTAGACAGAACCGTTGACCTGCTTAAAACAATTAACATTTCAACCCCAAAAATATGTCCTGTATTTTTAGTAACCCAACAAAATGAAAGTGTAATAAAGAATTCCTTCGCGCTGCTTCAGCAGTTAAATACACAAAAAATCCCGGCTGTAGGGCCCTACCCCGGCAAAAGCTTTAAGGCGCAGATGCGCCTGGCTGATTCATCAGGCTCAAGGTATGTTCTTATTTTAGGAGAAACTGAAACACAAACCGGTTCTGCGACCATAAAAGATATGGCCGCAAAAACACAGGAAACATTGAAACAAAAAGAGGTTATTCAAAAATTAGTAAACATCTGTGACAAAAGTCACATTGACCAGGGAAAACCGATTTAA
- the ruvX gene encoding Holliday junction resolvase RuvX: MRILAIDYGEKRIGLAVSDPLGITAQPYATLQKDGTEAKRILEIIKDKEVTKIIIGLPINMNGTKGESAARVEAFVEYLKTIITLDIELVDERLSTKEVTDRLIEFDMSREKRRQNVDKLAATLILETYLNRNPAVF, from the coding sequence ATGAGAATACTCGCAATAGATTATGGGGAAAAAAGAATAGGGCTGGCGGTAAGCGATCCACTGGGCATAACGGCCCAGCCTTATGCAACCCTTCAAAAAGACGGTACAGAAGCTAAAAGAATACTCGAAATAATCAAGGATAAAGAAGTTACAAAAATAATTATAGGATTGCCGATAAACATGAACGGCACTAAAGGCGAATCTGCCGCGCGAGTTGAAGCTTTTGTAGAATATTTAAAAACCATAATTACGTTGGATATTGAACTTGTTGACGAGAGATTGTCCACAAAAGAGGTAACAGACAGGCTTATTGAGTTCGATATGTCAAGGGAAAAACGCAGGCAGAACGTTGACAAACTTGCCGCCACACTGATTTTAGAAACATATTTAAATAGAAATCCGGCAGTTTTTTAG